AACCACCGTTCCCACCCTCCGATCTCAGCTCGGATGGGTGTGGCTTCATGTCTTTGGTAACCAGTCATCGGCGACCTTGCGGAGGGGGGCGATCGTATGGCGAGGTTGATCCGTCTAGTCATCTTGCCTTCCGTAATGTGCATAGGCAAGTACAGATGCACGTGCATCTGCACAAAAAGCTCTATGCTCGAGGTGTGTATCCCTCCCTGATCGGTGAGAGGCGAGGATGAACCAGCTGTACAACGGCATGTCAGCCGCCCTGATGGACGGCGTCGTCTGGCGCAAGAGCCACTTCAGCAACCCCAGCGGCAACTGCGTGGAACTCGCGGAGCTTCCCGATGGCAGGGTCGCGATGCGCAAC
This region of Streptosporangium sp. NBC_01495 genomic DNA includes:
- a CDS encoding DUF397 domain-containing protein, whose protein sequence is MNQLYNGMSAALMDGVVWRKSHFSNPSGNCVELAELPDGRVAMRNSRDPEGPALIYTRREADDFVRRVKGGEFDDLII